From a single Microbacterium murale genomic region:
- the ilvA gene encoding threonine ammonia-lyase, translating into MSEVPSLAEFEEAARGLERVISHTPTLPSRALSDILGEPVVLKMENLQRTGSFKIRGAAYRLSRLTAEERGRGVVAASAGNHAQGVALAAQALGIPATIFMPLGVPVPKLLATRGYGAEVVLEGETVATSLRLAAEFAERTGAVMIHPFDHRDVVIGQGTLGLELIADAPDVDTILVGIGGGGLIAGVAAAAKAAAAQAGRTVRVIGVQAENAAAMLPSLADGHPVEIVTLPTIADGILVAKPGAVPFEIIKDLVDDVVTVTDDDIARAILILLEQAKVVVEPAGAVGVAAILAGKISGTGKTMAVLSGGNIDPLLLQRVVSHGLAASGRYLTIRIPLPDRPGQLARVSELVSQAGANVMEVMHTRHGQGLQISEVILQMSIETRGAEHTELTLDTLRQAGYDPVVVPD; encoded by the coding sequence ATGAGTGAAGTCCCCAGCCTGGCCGAGTTCGAGGAAGCCGCACGGGGGCTGGAGCGAGTGATCTCGCACACGCCGACGCTGCCGTCCAGGGCGCTCTCAGACATCCTCGGCGAACCCGTCGTGCTGAAGATGGAGAATCTCCAGCGCACCGGATCGTTCAAGATCCGCGGCGCCGCGTACCGGTTGTCCCGTCTCACGGCCGAGGAACGCGGGCGAGGAGTGGTGGCGGCATCCGCCGGCAACCATGCGCAGGGGGTCGCCCTGGCAGCCCAGGCGCTCGGGATTCCGGCAACCATCTTCATGCCGCTCGGGGTGCCTGTGCCCAAACTCCTCGCAACTCGTGGGTACGGCGCCGAGGTCGTGTTGGAAGGTGAGACCGTCGCCACGTCGTTGCGGCTCGCCGCCGAGTTCGCAGAGCGCACCGGTGCGGTGATGATCCACCCCTTCGACCACCGCGACGTGGTGATCGGTCAGGGGACGCTGGGTCTGGAGTTGATCGCGGATGCTCCGGACGTCGACACGATACTGGTGGGGATCGGCGGCGGGGGACTCATCGCCGGCGTGGCGGCGGCGGCGAAGGCGGCGGCGGCGCAAGCAGGTCGGACGGTGCGCGTGATCGGCGTGCAAGCGGAGAACGCCGCCGCGATGCTGCCCTCGCTGGCGGACGGTCATCCGGTCGAGATCGTGACGCTGCCGACCATCGCAGACGGCATCCTGGTCGCGAAGCCGGGAGCGGTGCCATTCGAGATCATCAAGGATCTCGTCGACGATGTCGTCACTGTGACTGACGATGACATCGCCCGCGCGATCCTCATACTGCTGGAACAGGCGAAGGTCGTCGTCGAGCCCGCAGGTGCCGTCGGCGTGGCCGCGATCCTCGCAGGCAAGATCTCCGGCACCGGAAAGACCATGGCCGTGCTGTCGGGCGGCAACATCGACCCGCTGCTGCTGCAGCGCGTCGTGTCGCACGGGCTCGCGGCATCCGGTCGCTACCTGACCATCCGCATTCCGTTGCCCGACCGTCCTGGCCAGCTCGCCAGGGTCTCCGAGCTCGTCTCCCAGGCAGGCGCGAACGTCATGGAAGTCATGCACACCCGCCACGGCCAGGGCTTGCAGATCAGCGAGGTCATCCTGCAGATGAGCATCGAGACCAGAGGGGCGGAGCACACCGAACTGACGCTCGACACGCTCCGCCAGGCAGGCTACGACCCGGTCGTCGTTCCGGACTAG
- the greA gene encoding transcription elongation factor GreA gives MSTDAQVPFLTQDAYDRLVAELENLSTTGRDEIAKRIEAAREEGDLKENGGYHAAKDEQGKQEARIRTLEQLLKTAKVGEAPASRGIVEPGTVVTALVAGGEEIFLLGSREIAASGSDVDVYSEASPLGQAILGLKVGEKTSYEAPNGKSISVEVTNVETYAG, from the coding sequence GTGTCCACAGACGCTCAGGTACCGTTCCTCACTCAAGACGCCTACGATCGGCTGGTCGCTGAGCTCGAGAACCTCTCCACCACGGGTCGCGACGAGATCGCGAAGCGCATCGAGGCCGCCCGCGAAGAGGGCGACCTCAAGGAGAACGGCGGATACCACGCCGCGAAGGACGAGCAGGGCAAGCAGGAGGCGCGCATCCGCACGCTCGAGCAGCTCCTGAAGACCGCGAAGGTCGGCGAGGCTCCGGCCAGCCGCGGAATCGTCGAGCCCGGCACCGTCGTCACGGCGCTCGTCGCCGGTGGCGAAGAGATCTTCCTCCTCGGCAGTCGCGAGATCGCGGCATCCGGAAGCGACGTGGACGTCTACAGCGAGGCCAGCCCGCTCGGGCAGGCGATCCTCGGCCTGAAGGTCGGCGAGAAGACCAGCTACGAGGCGCCGAACGGCAAGTCGATCTCCGTCGAGGTCACGAACGTCGAGACCTACGCCGGCTAG
- a CDS encoding DUF4307 domain-containing protein gives MTTALELDERYGRGRRKRTSWIVGGAIALVVIVIASWMTVSQSINAVDADDLSYELVDEHTVTVRFQVIAPQGKDLACAIEALDEEFGVVGWKIVEIPAGDSHMQQLTATVPTVAEATTGLVNSCWVA, from the coding sequence GTGACGACAGCACTCGAGCTCGATGAACGATACGGTCGCGGACGCCGCAAGCGCACGTCGTGGATCGTCGGCGGCGCGATCGCTCTGGTCGTGATCGTCATCGCTTCCTGGATGACCGTCTCCCAGTCGATCAACGCGGTCGATGCCGATGATCTGAGCTACGAACTCGTCGACGAGCACACTGTCACGGTGCGTTTCCAGGTCATCGCGCCCCAGGGAAAAGACCTCGCCTGCGCGATCGAAGCACTCGATGAGGAGTTCGGCGTCGTGGGCTGGAAGATCGTCGAGATCCCCGCCGGGGACAGCCACATGCAGCAGTTGACGGCGACTGTGCCGACCGTCGCAGAAGCCACGACAGGTTTGGTGAACTCCTGCTGGGTCGCATAG
- a CDS encoding SDR family NAD(P)-dependent oxidoreductase, translating to MFDELASRVVLVTGGGSGIGAGVVDAFLAEGATVVSADLSAPEGLNQTGDRAWSVRLDVSDESAVEHVLDAVTDAVGTVDVVVTAAGTSTMVYATETTSAEWDLNLDVNAKGSFLVARGVARRLVAAERTGRIIFISSQAGKNGYRGMTAYVASKHAVLGVTKTMAVELAQRGITVNAICPGIIETPMKHRERIEGGAIRGMTADEVAAEDRSQVPLGRTGTTQDVAGVALFLASDLASYMTGQGLNVTGGMTMH from the coding sequence ATGTTCGACGAGCTCGCATCCCGGGTCGTCCTCGTCACCGGTGGTGGCAGCGGCATCGGCGCCGGCGTGGTGGACGCGTTCCTCGCCGAGGGCGCAACAGTCGTCAGCGCCGATCTGAGCGCGCCTGAGGGCCTGAATCAGACCGGCGACCGTGCGTGGTCCGTGCGACTCGACGTCAGCGACGAGTCTGCGGTGGAGCACGTCCTGGATGCCGTCACCGACGCCGTCGGCACTGTCGATGTCGTCGTGACAGCGGCAGGCACATCGACCATGGTCTACGCGACAGAGACGACGAGCGCCGAGTGGGACCTCAACCTCGACGTCAACGCGAAGGGGTCCTTCCTCGTCGCACGCGGCGTCGCACGCAGGCTCGTCGCCGCGGAGCGCACCGGACGCATCATCTTCATCTCATCGCAGGCCGGCAAGAACGGCTACCGAGGAATGACCGCGTACGTCGCCTCCAAGCACGCTGTACTCGGCGTCACGAAGACTATGGCCGTCGAACTCGCCCAGCGCGGCATCACGGTGAACGCGATCTGCCCCGGCATCATCGAGACCCCCATGAAGCACCGGGAGCGCATCGAGGGCGGCGCGATCCGCGGAATGACGGCCGACGAGGTCGCCGCCGAAGACCGCTCACAGGTGCCGTTGGGCCGAACCGGCACGACTCAGGACGTCGCCGGTGTCGCGCTCTTCCTCGCCAGCGACCTGGCGAGCTACATGACCGGACAGGGGCTCAACGTCACCGGCGGCATGACCATGCACTGA
- a CDS encoding S-ribosylhomocysteine lyase, producing MADVESFTLDHTAVHAPYVRLIQTEHGPKGDAISNFDVRFVQPNEGEIPTAGLHTIEHVLAGLLRDHLEGVIDISPFGCRTGFHLITWGEPGVAEVVAAVRVGLTAIAEDITWDDVPGVDAISCGNYRDHSLHSAREWSKRILEQGISLDAFERVGV from the coding sequence ATGGCTGATGTCGAGAGCTTCACCCTCGATCACACCGCTGTCCACGCGCCCTATGTCCGTCTCATCCAGACCGAGCACGGACCCAAGGGCGACGCGATCTCGAACTTCGACGTGCGCTTCGTGCAGCCGAACGAGGGCGAGATCCCGACGGCCGGGCTGCACACGATCGAACATGTGCTCGCCGGCCTGCTCCGCGACCACCTCGAGGGCGTCATCGACATCTCTCCGTTCGGCTGCCGTACCGGCTTCCACCTGATCACCTGGGGAGAGCCGGGTGTCGCGGAGGTCGTCGCGGCCGTCCGCGTGGGCCTCACCGCGATCGCGGAGGACATCACCTGGGACGACGTGCCGGGGGTCGACGCGATCAGCTGCGGGAACTACCGTGATCACAGCCTTCACAGCGCACGGGAATGGTCGAAGCGCATCCTCGAACAGGGCATCAGTCTCGACGCGTTCGAGCGCGTCGGAGTGTGA
- the trhA gene encoding PAQR family membrane homeostasis protein TrhA, producing the protein MSTSDADADSVPELPLLEDARADAEVEIKPTWRGWLHAGTFPVAIVAGIVLIVLADGAAAKWAAAVFMASSLLLFGNSALYHRINWSPKTKLVLKRIDHANILLLISGTYTPLAVNALVPEKGTLLLILVWSGALLGILFRVFWINAPRWLYVALYLVLGWAAVMYMVDLLNANVAMMVLVCVGGVLYTGGAVVYAMKKPNPWPGHFGFHEIFHLCTVLAFLCHWTACLLISMAPYSPSLGLPG; encoded by the coding sequence GTGAGCACTTCAGATGCCGACGCCGACTCCGTTCCCGAGCTCCCGTTGCTGGAGGACGCACGGGCAGACGCCGAAGTCGAGATCAAGCCGACCTGGCGCGGCTGGCTGCATGCCGGCACCTTCCCGGTGGCGATCGTGGCGGGCATCGTGCTCATCGTGCTCGCCGACGGTGCCGCCGCGAAATGGGCCGCCGCCGTCTTCATGGCGAGCTCGCTGCTGCTGTTCGGCAACTCCGCGCTGTATCACCGCATCAATTGGAGCCCGAAGACGAAACTGGTGCTCAAACGGATCGATCATGCGAACATCCTGCTGCTGATATCCGGCACCTACACTCCCCTCGCAGTCAACGCCCTGGTGCCGGAGAAAGGCACCCTCCTGCTCATCCTGGTCTGGAGCGGCGCTCTCCTCGGCATCCTGTTCCGGGTGTTCTGGATCAATGCGCCGCGCTGGCTGTACGTCGCCCTCTACCTCGTGCTGGGTTGGGCAGCGGTGATGTACATGGTCGACCTGCTGAACGCGAACGTCGCGATGATGGTGCTGGTCTGCGTAGGCGGTGTGCTCTACACCGGCGGCGCCGTCGTGTACGCGATGAAGAAGCCGAACCCGTGGCCTGGCCACTTCGGATTCCACGAGATCTTCCATCTCTGCACGGTGCTCGCTTTCCTGTGCCACTGGACTGCATGCCTGCTGATCTCAATGGCGCCGTACTCCCCGTCGCTTGGGCTGCCGGGCTGA